In the Candidatus Bathyarchaeota archaeon genome, one interval contains:
- a CDS encoding 4Fe-4S dicluster domain-containing protein, which yields MSITHCMAGTRTESPKKKHLRGYALTRSLPTGFRRRKMQKILFIDPEKCSGCRICESVCSLFHEKVCNPTRARIHTVKWETVGLYVPMVCQQCETPLCEVVCPMHALKRDEKTGAVLIDYDLCVGCRLCLMFCPFGGISLDTKTGKVLKCDLCGGEPLCVKFCEPQALQYLDATAINLRKRRAAAEKFSDLMKKMLAV from the coding sequence ATGAGTATTACGCATTGCATGGCTGGGACGAGAACGGAGTCCCCAAAAAAGAAACACTTGAGAGGATACGCCTTGACAAGGAGCCTTCCCACAGGGTTTAGGAGGAGAAAGATGCAGAAAATCCTTTTTATAGACCCGGAGAAATGCTCTGGATGTCGAATCTGCGAGTCTGTTTGCTCACTGTTTCATGAGAAGGTTTGCAACCCAACACGGGCTAGAATCCACACCGTAAAATGGGAGACAGTTGGCCTTTATGTCCCGATGGTTTGTCAGCAATGCGAGACTCCCCTTTGTGAAGTTGTCTGTCCAATGCATGCCTTAAAAAGGGATGAAAAAACTGGCGCCGTGTTAATAGATTATGATTTGTGTGTCGGATGCAGACTCTGCCTAATGTTCTGCCCTTTTGGTGGGATAAGCCTAGACACAAAAACGGGAAAAGTACTTAAATGCGATCTATGCGGTGGGGAGCCTCTCTGCGTAAAGTTTTGCGAACCTCAAGCTTTACAGTATTTAGATGCCACAGCAATAAACCTCAGGAAGAGGAGAGCTGCAGCAGAAAAGTTTTCCGATCTAATGAAGAAAATGCTTGCAGTCTGA